A genome region from Altererythrobacter aquiaggeris includes the following:
- a CDS encoding inositol monophosphatase family protein translates to MQATAPDAELHSSVGTLLRKVSREIILPHFRSLAADQIETKAPDDVVTVADTLAEEMLAEGLGRIIPGLPIVGEEAAHADPAVLERLEGSCWIVDPIDGTNNYAAGNAPFGILLALADGGTAHTGWIYDPLKDRLCSAHRGKGAFVDGERIIAKATGSSPTVAAISLVFMDDAQRESVKTRIAPHYELVDIPRCAAEQYPRLALGENDVSIFERTLAWDHAAGVLWLNEAGGMAARLDGSAYRVDEHGRTGLIGASSPAIFEVMADRLAALHD, encoded by the coding sequence ATGCAAGCCACCGCACCGGACGCCGAATTGCACAGTTCGGTCGGCACATTATTGCGCAAGGTTTCGCGGGAAATAATCCTGCCGCATTTCCGTTCGCTGGCGGCTGACCAGATCGAAACCAAGGCGCCGGACGATGTCGTGACGGTCGCAGACACTTTGGCAGAGGAAATGCTCGCCGAAGGGCTCGGGAGAATTATTCCCGGTCTGCCAATTGTCGGCGAAGAAGCTGCTCACGCTGATCCCGCTGTTCTGGAACGACTTGAAGGGTCCTGCTGGATCGTCGATCCGATCGACGGGACGAACAATTATGCGGCGGGTAACGCGCCTTTCGGAATTTTGCTGGCGTTGGCCGATGGCGGCACCGCACATACCGGCTGGATTTATGACCCGTTGAAGGACCGCTTGTGCAGCGCACATCGCGGCAAAGGTGCCTTTGTCGATGGCGAGCGCATTATCGCCAAAGCGACCGGCTCCAGCCCGACCGTCGCGGCTATTTCACTGGTATTTATGGACGATGCCCAGCGCGAGTCTGTTAAAACCCGCATCGCGCCGCATTACGAACTGGTCGATATTCCGCGCTGCGCGGCAGAACAATATCCGCGTCTGGCGCTTGGCGAAAACGATGTGTCGATTTTCGAGCGCACGCTGGCGTGGGACCACGCGGCGGGCGTGCTGTGGCTCAACGAGGCGGGCGGCATGGCAGCAAGACTGGATGGCAGCGCGTACCGCGTCGATGAACACGGGCGAACCGGCCTTATCGGTGCCAGTTCGCCCGCAATATTCGAAGTGATGGCAGACAGGCTTGCCGCCCTGCATGATTGA
- the trxA gene encoding thioredoxin — protein MATVNVTDASFKADVLESDKPVLVDFWAEWCGPCKMIAPALEEISEELGEQVTIAKMDIMENTGVPGEIGVQSIPLMVLFKNGKQVAQKLGAAPKGQLKQWLESELAG, from the coding sequence ATGGCAACCGTGAATGTAACCGACGCAAGTTTCAAAGCCGATGTGCTTGAATCCGACAAGCCCGTGCTGGTGGATTTCTGGGCCGAATGGTGCGGACCGTGCAAGATGATTGCCCCCGCGCTCGAAGAAATCAGCGAAGAATTGGGCGAACAGGTTACTATCGCCAAAATGGACATCATGGAAAATACCGGCGTGCCGGGTGAAATCGGAGTCCAGTCGATCCCGCTGATGGTGCTGTTCAAGAATGGCAAGCAAGTCGCCCAGAAACTGGGCGCTGCGCCAAAGGGTCAACTCAAGCAATGGCTTGAAAGCGAACTTGCCGGCTGA
- the argJ gene encoding bifunctional glutamate N-acetyltransferase/amino-acid acetyltransferase ArgJ, which translates to MDLTRSPLARPFPDMPDIAGATPRVVRAGYKNWDRADLTYVELAEGTAVAGLFTQNICSSTEVDMGRAQIKAGRARALVVNAGNANAFTGYRGREAVEQIMGQVSAALGCPADEVFVSSTGVIGVPLPKDIASQGVAKALSAEPCSWEQAAATIGTTDTFTKGARTSAMIGDTRAELVGIIKGSGMIAPDMATMLGYIFTDAAIDPAFLQELLSAANAPTFGSITVDSDTSTSDTVLAFATGKAGNAPLTGFTDAGADAFAAALADMCRQLAHLVIRDGEGAQKFIEIAVTGARSDDSARRIGLAVANSPLVKTAIAGGDANWGRVVMAVGKAGEPADRDSLSIGFGGIWAAREGLPLVDYDEAPVALHLAGSEVDIQVDLGIGDGRATVWTCDLTHGYIDINADYRS; encoded by the coding sequence ATGGATCTCACCCGCTCTCCTCTCGCCCGCCCGTTTCCCGATATGCCCGATATTGCAGGTGCAACGCCGCGTGTGGTCCGGGCAGGTTACAAGAATTGGGACCGCGCCGATCTCACTTATGTCGAACTGGCCGAAGGGACCGCGGTTGCGGGTCTGTTTACGCAAAATATCTGCTCATCGACAGAAGTCGATATGGGGCGTGCACAGATCAAGGCCGGGCGCGCACGTGCGCTGGTGGTCAACGCCGGCAATGCCAACGCTTTCACCGGTTATCGCGGGCGCGAAGCGGTGGAACAGATAATGGGTCAGGTAAGCGCAGCACTGGGCTGTCCGGCGGATGAGGTGTTTGTCTCCTCAACCGGAGTAATCGGCGTACCTCTGCCCAAGGATATCGCCAGCCAAGGCGTGGCTAAGGCGCTGTCTGCGGAGCCGTGTTCATGGGAACAGGCTGCTGCAACTATCGGAACTACCGACACATTTACCAAGGGCGCGCGCACATCGGCGATGATCGGCGATACGCGGGCCGAACTGGTCGGCATTATCAAGGGCAGCGGCATGATCGCGCCCGATATGGCGACGATGCTGGGATATATCTTCACCGACGCGGCGATTGACCCGGCTTTCTTGCAGGAATTGCTTAGCGCCGCGAATGCGCCGACATTCGGCTCGATCACCGTCGACAGCGATACGTCAACCAGCGACACCGTGCTCGCCTTTGCGACGGGTAAAGCGGGCAACGCGCCGTTGACCGGATTTACCGATGCGGGCGCGGATGCCTTCGCTGCTGCGCTGGCGGATATGTGCCGCCAGCTTGCCCATCTGGTAATCCGCGACGGCGAAGGCGCGCAGAAATTCATTGAAATTGCGGTCACGGGCGCCCGGTCAGACGACAGCGCGCGCCGAATCGGTCTTGCAGTGGCCAATTCGCCGCTGGTCAAAACAGCCATAGCGGGCGGCGATGCCAATTGGGGCCGCGTGGTGATGGCAGTGGGGAAAGCGGGCGAACCCGCGGACCGGGACAGCCTGTCCATCGGCTTTGGCGGCATCTGGGCAGCGCGTGAAGGCCTGCCGCTGGTCGATTATGATGAAGCACCGGTCGCCCTTCATCTGGCGGGCAGCGAAGTCGATATCCAGGTCGATCTGGGGATAGGCGATGGCCGCGCAACCGTTTGGACCTGCGACCTGACGCATGGCTATATCGATATAAATGCGGATTATCGCAGCTGA
- the addA gene encoding double-strand break repair helicase AddA: protein MAVTVHPLQDNQRDAVDPQESVWLSASAGTGKTQVLSARVLRLLLQPQVAPSQILCLTFTKAGAAEMATRVNEVLAGWVRMEPAALAKDLLAIGADVSPETQARARTLFAGVLDTPGGGLRIDTIHAFAQWLLAAFPEEADLTPGTRAMEDRDRDLLAHDVLAEMLVDAERGGDVSALAAVSDLSMRMGPDGVQSWLMRCADAREVWLGKTGWQGNLRPRVNRLLGLPGDASAEDMAALCSDAKCDVQSLAYCAQALEDWGTKTGLSGAASIRNWLAMDAADRLENLEDFYGTLLNKDGTIKSLAHMEKRDASYGDCAARARAQIEELRGVKSLLDLAQWLTPALDLGRRFALEWEEAKLREGLIDFDDQIRRAAALLTRSDLADWIRYKLDRQFDHILIDEAQDTNESQWSIVFALIEEFLAGEGARDGIMRTLFVVGDYKQAIFRFQGTSPENFDAAKVRVRGAMAAAARNASANRDALSARPLMELGLGRSYRTAQPVLEFVDAAIAAIGDENLGLKDQSDPHIGADRPGLVTLWDPVLDAPGDDDESGEAETWISQPERAMAEKIATQVKIWMDNGFPLVKDKTRNAGPGDVMVLVRKRRDLAGLIVARLHAAGVPVAGVDRLRLGAPLAVRDLLAALRFAVQPDDDLSLANLLVSPLIGWSQDELLRFAHRPKGMRLWRHLRGSRNEHTAGAISRLEALLERADYEPPQALLHWMLVGPWQGRRRLIARLGREAGDPIDELLNAAHTFTATNTASLQGFIRWFDAGDGDLKREAGASDGLVRVMTVHGSKGLQAPIVILADATGNPDASPTRGLTLTEQVPEGQAANVNPRTVPLPPLRREEKHGRIAEAEAEAAKAEREEHWRLLYVAMTRAEEALFIGGALGLRETEPAPDSWYARLASLFSGESTHDKIWGGMREWGSLAPPIPLEPAKTPVGRAALPPWAGTPVGAEPRPPRPLAPSAAGGDKDAYPPLPAGIAEQAARRGSLMHSLLERLPAIIPAERGDAATAWLSRQAPDLSAEDHAEMLAATLKVLSDPDFADIFAPDALAEIPLAATFGGQVIAGTADRLMVTADTVTVVDFKTARRPPADLSQVPASTLKQMSAYAAALGVIYPGRTIAAAVLYTQTPRLIAIPADVLERNKPGLAAPEESYRS, encoded by the coding sequence ATGGCCGTAACCGTACATCCCTTGCAAGATAACCAGCGCGACGCCGTGGATCCGCAGGAAAGCGTCTGGCTCAGCGCATCGGCGGGCACGGGCAAGACACAGGTGCTTTCCGCGCGAGTTTTGCGGCTGCTGCTCCAACCGCAAGTCGCGCCTTCGCAAATATTGTGCCTGACTTTTACCAAGGCAGGTGCGGCGGAAATGGCCACGCGGGTGAACGAAGTGCTTGCAGGGTGGGTGCGGATGGAGCCGGCCGCGCTGGCCAAGGATTTGCTGGCCATTGGTGCCGATGTCTCGCCCGAAACGCAGGCGCGCGCGCGGACATTGTTTGCCGGAGTGCTCGATACGCCGGGTGGCGGTTTGCGCATCGACACGATCCACGCGTTTGCCCAGTGGTTGCTTGCGGCTTTTCCCGAAGAAGCTGACCTCACCCCCGGTACGCGCGCGATGGAGGACCGTGACCGCGATCTGCTGGCGCATGATGTGCTGGCTGAAATGCTCGTCGATGCGGAAAGGGGGGGCGATGTATCTGCGCTGGCCGCAGTGTCGGATCTGTCGATGCGGATGGGGCCGGACGGGGTCCAGAGCTGGCTGATGCGCTGTGCGGACGCGCGCGAAGTGTGGCTTGGTAAAACCGGCTGGCAAGGCAATTTGCGGCCCCGGGTCAACCGGTTGCTCGGGCTACCCGGCGATGCCTCCGCCGAAGATATGGCGGCGCTGTGCAGCGATGCAAAATGTGATGTGCAATCGTTGGCATATTGCGCACAGGCGCTGGAGGATTGGGGTACCAAAACCGGGCTCTCGGGCGCTGCGTCCATTCGCAACTGGCTGGCGATGGATGCGGCGGACAGGCTGGAAAATCTGGAGGATTTTTACGGCACGCTGCTGAACAAGGACGGGACCATCAAAAGCCTGGCGCATATGGAAAAGCGCGATGCATCCTACGGCGATTGCGCCGCGCGGGCGCGGGCGCAAATCGAAGAACTGCGCGGGGTCAAATCCCTGCTTGATCTGGCACAATGGCTGACGCCCGCGCTCGATCTGGGAAGGCGCTTCGCCTTGGAATGGGAAGAGGCCAAGCTGCGCGAGGGATTGATCGATTTCGACGACCAGATCCGCCGCGCTGCCGCTCTCCTCACGCGCTCCGATCTTGCCGACTGGATCCGCTATAAACTGGACCGCCAGTTCGACCACATATTGATCGACGAGGCGCAGGACACCAACGAAAGCCAGTGGTCGATTGTTTTCGCGCTGATCGAGGAATTTCTTGCCGGCGAGGGCGCACGCGACGGGATCATGCGGACATTGTTTGTGGTTGGCGATTACAAACAGGCGATTTTCCGTTTTCAGGGGACCAGTCCTGAAAACTTCGATGCGGCAAAGGTCCGCGTACGCGGTGCGATGGCGGCGGCTGCGCGCAACGCCAGTGCGAACCGCGATGCCCTGAGCGCGCGTCCGCTGATGGAACTGGGTTTGGGCCGGTCCTACCGCACCGCGCAGCCTGTGCTCGAATTTGTCGATGCAGCCATCGCCGCGATCGGCGATGAAAATCTGGGTCTGAAAGATCAGTCCGATCCGCATATCGGAGCAGATCGCCCCGGTTTGGTGACGCTGTGGGATCCGGTACTTGATGCGCCTGGCGATGATGACGAAAGCGGCGAAGCGGAAACGTGGATATCGCAGCCCGAACGCGCGATGGCGGAAAAAATCGCCACTCAGGTCAAGATCTGGATGGATAACGGTTTCCCGCTGGTAAAGGACAAAACGCGTAATGCCGGGCCCGGCGACGTGATGGTACTGGTTCGCAAGCGCCGCGATCTTGCCGGTTTGATTGTGGCAAGATTGCACGCGGCAGGCGTCCCGGTGGCCGGTGTTGACAGGTTGCGGCTGGGGGCACCATTGGCGGTCAGGGATTTGCTCGCCGCGCTGCGTTTCGCGGTTCAGCCCGACGATGATCTCAGCCTCGCCAATCTGCTCGTATCGCCGTTGATCGGTTGGTCGCAGGACGAATTGCTGCGGTTTGCCCACCGTCCCAAGGGTATGCGCTTGTGGCGGCATCTTCGCGGGAGCCGCAACGAACATACCGCTGGCGCGATCAGCCGGTTGGAGGCACTGCTCGAACGCGCCGATTACGAACCGCCGCAAGCCTTGCTTCACTGGATGCTGGTGGGGCCATGGCAGGGCCGGAGGAGGCTGATCGCGCGGCTGGGCCGCGAAGCCGGCGATCCGATCGATGAATTGCTTAATGCTGCGCACACCTTCACCGCGACCAACACGGCCAGCCTGCAAGGCTTTATCCGCTGGTTCGATGCGGGTGACGGCGATCTCAAGCGCGAGGCGGGGGCCAGCGATGGCCTGGTCCGCGTCATGACCGTCCACGGTTCGAAAGGCCTGCAAGCGCCCATCGTCATCCTGGCCGATGCGACGGGCAATCCCGATGCGTCCCCGACACGCGGCTTGACCCTGACTGAACAGGTGCCGGAGGGACAGGCAGCAAACGTCAATCCCCGGACCGTGCCGCTGCCGCCGCTGCGCCGCGAGGAAAAGCATGGCCGGATTGCCGAGGCCGAAGCGGAAGCAGCCAAGGCAGAGCGGGAGGAACACTGGCGGCTGCTATATGTCGCCATGACCCGCGCGGAGGAGGCACTGTTTATTGGCGGCGCGCTTGGTCTGAGGGAAACCGAGCCTGCGCCCGATAGCTGGTATGCAAGGCTTGCCTCGTTATTCTCCGGCGAAAGCACGCACGACAAGATTTGGGGCGGGATGCGCGAATGGGGCAGTTTGGCGCCGCCTATTCCTCTGGAGCCGGCAAAAACGCCTGTTGGCCGGGCAGCTTTGCCGCCATGGGCCGGCACTCCCGTCGGTGCGGAACCGCGTCCTCCGCGCCCGCTTGCCCCGTCAGCGGCGGGCGGCGACAAGGATGCCTATCCGCCGCTGCCTGCCGGAATTGCCGAACAGGCCGCGCGGCGCGGATCGCTGATGCATAGTCTGCTCGAGAGGTTGCCAGCAATCATACCGGCAGAACGCGGCGATGCAGCCACAGCGTGGTTATCCCGCCAGGCACCCGACCTTTCTGCTGAAGATCACGCCGAGATGCTTGCTGCCACGCTGAAGGTCTTGAGCGACCCTGACTTCGCCGATATTTTCGCGCCGGATGCGTTGGCCGAAATACCTTTGGCGGCAACATTTGGCGGTCAGGTGATTGCCGGTACCGCCGACCGGCTGATGGTAACTGCCGACACGGTTACGGTGGTTGATTTCAAGACAGCCCGCCGGCCGCCCGCAGACCTGTCGCAAGTGCCCGCCTCGACATTGAAGCAGATGTCGGCCTATGCAGCCGCGCTGGGGGTCATTTATCCCGGGCGCACAATCGCCGCGGCGGTATTATACACCCAGACACCTCGATTGATTGCGATTCCTGCCGATGTGCTGGAGCGTAACAAACCAGGCTTGGCCGCGCCTGAGGAAAGCTATCGGTCCTGA
- the secA gene encoding preprotein translocase subunit SecA — protein sequence MLGAISKKFFGSANDRYVKSLDKIVFQINALEEQLADFSDAELKGQTVKFRQQMADGKKLDDILPEAFATVREASKRVLGMRHFDVQMVGGIVLHRGEIAEMRTGEGKTLVATLATYLNAIEGKGVHVVTVNDYLASRDAEWMGQLYTWLGLSVGVIIPNIGEQQRREAYAADITYGTNNEFGFDYLRDNMKHERSQMVQRPFNFAIVDEVDSILIDEARTPLIISGPTEDKTDLYVLIDEIVKKIDPDMYEADEKTKNIQWTEDGAEKIEQMLIESGLLETENLYDVENTQVVHHLDQALKANIMFKRDTDYIVKDDKIVIIDEFTGRMMDGRRWSNGLHQAVEAKEGAKIEPENQTMASITFQNYFRMYPKLSGMTGTAATEAAEFFEIYKMNVVTIPTNVEVLRIDEDDEFYKNTQDKFQAIAKAIAEKNESGQPVLVGTVSIEKSELLSEFLKAEGVEHAVLNARFHESEARIVAQAGRMGAVTIATNMAGRGTDIQLGGNVEFRIEDELGEMADGPERDRAVAKIKEEVEAERQKVIAAGGLFVLGTERHESRRIDNQLRGRSGRQGDPGLSRFYLCLEDDLLRIFGPDTLFSKMMNSNLEDGEAIGSKWLSKAIETAQKKVEARNYDVRKQVVEYDDVMNDQRKVVYEQRAEIMDSEAVDDVVIDMRHDTINALVGEACPPGSYPEQWNIGGLKERLEDVLGLTPPIDKWMDEEALEPEIIEERIRSEADGKMDKKIANTEGNTWKQVEKSVLLERLDFHWKEHLATLDALRQVVFLRAYAQKQPINEYKQEAFGLFERMLEIIREDVTRILLKSELRMAPPVQDLPDLPDFLTGHIDPLTGIENSNDGDGSATREAMFGSLAGSPRAAVGPGGAATDNPYAGLNIARNAQCPCGSGNKYKHCHGSIGTRTEAV from the coding sequence ATGCTCGGCGCTATCAGCAAAAAATTCTTTGGTTCGGCCAACGATCGTTACGTCAAATCGTTGGATAAAATCGTATTTCAAATCAACGCATTGGAGGAACAGCTTGCTGACTTCTCCGATGCAGAACTGAAGGGTCAAACGGTCAAGTTCCGTCAGCAGATGGCTGATGGCAAAAAGCTGGATGACATCCTGCCCGAAGCCTTTGCAACTGTCCGCGAAGCTTCCAAGCGCGTGCTGGGTATGCGGCACTTCGATGTCCAGATGGTCGGCGGCATTGTGCTCCACCGCGGTGAAATCGCCGAAATGCGGACGGGCGAGGGCAAGACGCTGGTGGCAACGCTGGCAACCTATCTCAACGCTATCGAAGGCAAGGGTGTGCATGTCGTAACGGTAAACGATTATCTTGCCAGCCGAGATGCGGAATGGATGGGCCAGCTTTACACATGGCTTGGCCTGTCGGTCGGTGTGATTATCCCCAATATCGGTGAACAACAGCGCCGCGAGGCTTACGCCGCAGACATTACCTACGGCACGAACAACGAATTCGGGTTTGATTATCTGCGCGACAATATGAAGCACGAGCGCAGCCAGATGGTCCAGCGTCCGTTTAACTTCGCAATCGTCGATGAAGTCGATTCGATCCTGATCGACGAGGCGCGCACGCCGCTGATCATTTCCGGTCCGACCGAAGACAAGACCGATCTGTATGTCTTGATCGACGAGATCGTGAAAAAAATCGATCCTGACATGTATGAAGCGGACGAGAAAACCAAGAACATCCAGTGGACCGAAGACGGTGCCGAAAAGATCGAGCAGATGTTGATCGAATCGGGTCTTCTGGAAACCGAAAATCTTTACGATGTCGAGAACACGCAGGTCGTCCATCACCTTGATCAGGCGCTCAAGGCGAATATCATGTTTAAGCGGGACACCGATTACATCGTGAAGGATGACAAGATCGTCATCATCGATGAATTCACCGGGCGGATGATGGATGGCCGCCGCTGGTCAAACGGTCTGCATCAGGCGGTCGAGGCAAAAGAGGGCGCCAAGATCGAGCCGGAAAACCAGACCATGGCCTCGATAACCTTCCAGAACTACTTCCGGATGTATCCCAAACTTTCGGGAATGACCGGCACTGCGGCAACCGAAGCGGCAGAATTTTTCGAAATTTACAAGATGAATGTCGTCACGATCCCCACCAACGTCGAAGTTCTGCGGATCGATGAGGATGACGAATTTTACAAGAACACTCAGGACAAGTTCCAGGCCATCGCCAAAGCGATTGCCGAGAAGAACGAATCCGGCCAGCCCGTGCTGGTCGGCACGGTGTCGATCGAAAAGTCCGAATTGCTATCCGAATTTCTCAAGGCCGAAGGTGTCGAACACGCAGTGCTCAACGCGCGGTTCCACGAAAGCGAAGCGCGCATCGTCGCGCAGGCGGGACGAATGGGCGCAGTTACGATTGCCACCAATATGGCTGGCCGCGGAACGGACATCCAGTTGGGCGGTAATGTCGAATTCCGCATAGAGGACGAACTGGGCGAGATGGCCGACGGGCCCGAGCGCGATCGAGCAGTCGCCAAGATCAAGGAAGAAGTCGAAGCCGAACGGCAGAAAGTCATCGCTGCGGGCGGCCTGTTTGTGCTGGGCACAGAACGTCATGAAAGCCGCCGGATCGATAACCAGTTGCGTGGCCGTTCCGGGCGGCAGGGTGACCCCGGCCTGTCGCGGTTCTACCTTTGCCTGGAAGACGATTTGTTGCGGATTTTCGGCCCCGATACGTTGTTTTCCAAAATGATGAATTCCAATCTCGAAGACGGCGAGGCGATTGGCTCGAAATGGCTGAGCAAGGCGATCGAAACCGCGCAGAAAAAGGTCGAAGCACGCAACTATGATGTGCGTAAGCAGGTCGTGGAATATGATGATGTGATGAATGACCAGCGCAAGGTCGTGTACGAACAGCGCGCTGAAATCATGGACAGCGAAGCAGTTGACGATGTGGTCATCGACATGCGGCATGACACCATCAATGCGCTGGTTGGCGAAGCCTGCCCGCCCGGTTCCTACCCCGAACAATGGAATATCGGCGGTTTGAAAGAACGGCTCGAAGATGTGCTCGGGCTGACCCCGCCAATCGATAAATGGATGGATGAAGAGGCGCTGGAGCCCGAAATCATCGAAGAGCGTATTCGTAGCGAAGCCGATGGTAAAATGGACAAGAAGATTGCCAATACCGAAGGCAACACGTGGAAACAGGTCGAGAAAAGCGTTCTGCTTGAACGGCTGGATTTCCATTGGAAAGAACATCTCGCCACGCTCGACGCGCTGCGGCAGGTGGTCTTCCTGCGCGCATATGCGCAGAAACAGCCGATCAATGAATATAAGCAGGAAGCTTTCGGCCTGTTCGAGCGGATGCTCGAGATTATTCGCGAAGATGTGACCCGCATCCTACTCAAGAGCGAGTTACGGATGGCGCCGCCGGTTCAGGACTTGCCGGATTTGCCGGACTTCCTGACCGGACACATTGATCCGTTGACCGGAATTGAAAATTCCAATGATGGTGACGGGTCGGCCACGCGTGAGGCGATGTTCGGATCATTAGCGGGTTCGCCGCGGGCAGCGGTTGGTCCGGGCGGTGCAGCAACCGATAATCCCTATGCCGGGCTGAATATCGCACGCAATGCCCAGTGTCCCTGCGGTTCGGGAAACAAATACAAGCATTGCCACGGTTCCATCGGCACCAGAACCGAAGCCGTCTAA